From Molothrus ater isolate BHLD 08-10-18 breed brown headed cowbird chromosome 8, BPBGC_Mater_1.1, whole genome shotgun sequence, a single genomic window includes:
- the RASGEF1A gene encoding ras-GEF domain-containing family member 1A isoform X4 produces the protein MPQTPIFSSMLGSSCSGQVQPDMGERCVDPVYQDGNLVSGSLEALIERLVPTMDYYPDRTYIFTFLLSSRVFIHPHELLAKVGQICIKQKQQLEVGTEAEKAKLKSFAAKIIQLLKEWTETFPYDFQDEKSMKELKEIAHRITQCDEENGTVKKIISQMTQNLLMALSARSQYQEIREKFRQPVTDKGTILKTKPQSSQKDILSVCCDPLILAQQLTYIELERVSNIYPEDLMQIVSHMDSLDNHKCRSDVTKTYNLEAYDNWFNCLSMLVATEICRVVKKKQRTRMVEFFIDVARECFNIGNFNSMMAIISGMNLSPVARLKKTWSKVKTAKFDVLEHHMDPSSNFCNYRTALQGAAQRSQGAHSSREKIVIPVFNLFIKDIYFLHKIHTNRLPNGQINFKKFWEISRQIHDFLTWKQVECPFEKDKKIQTYLLTAPIYSEEALFIASFESEGPENHMEKDSWKTLRTTLLNRA, from the exons ATGCCCCAGACGCCAATATTTTCCAGCATGCTTGGTTCCAGTTGTAGTGGGCAAGTGCAGCCAGACATGGGAGAGAGATGTGTGGACCCTGTTTACCAGGATGGGAACCTTGTTTCTGGATCACTGGAGGCCTTGATAGAGCGCCTGGTGCCCACCATGGACTATTACCCAGAT AGAACTTACATCTTCACTTTCCTTCTGAGCTCACGAGTCTTCATTCACCCACACGAGCTCCTGGCTAAAGTGGGGCAGATCTGCAttaaacagaagcagcagctggaagtggGGACTGAGGCAGAAAAG GCAAAACTAAAATCCTTCGCTGCCAAAATCATTCAGCTCCTGAAGGAATGGACTGAAACTTTCCCCTATGATTTCCAAGATGAAAAATCCATGAAAGAGTTGAAGGAGATTGCTCACAGGATCACACAATGTGATGAG GAAAATGGAACAGTGAAAAAGATCATTAGCCAGATGACACAGAATCTCCTGATGGCCCTTTCTGCACGGAGCCAATACCAGGAAATCAGAGAGAAATTCCGTCAGCCTGTCACTGACAAGGGCACCATCCTCAAAACCAAGCCCCAGTCAAGCCAGAAGGACATCCTGAGTGTGTGCTGTGACCCTCTgatcctggcacagcagctgacCTACATCGAGCTG GAAAGGGTGAGCAACATTTATCCAGAGGATCTGATGCAGATTGTCAGCCACATGGACTCCCTGGATAATCACAAG TGCCGAAGTGATGTGACCAAAACCTATAATTTGGAGGCCTATGACAATTGGTTCAATTGTCTCAGCATGCTGGTGGCTACAGAGATTTGTCGG GTtgtaaagaaaaagcagcgTACAAGAATGGTGGAATTTTTCATTGATGTGGCAAGAGAATGCTTCAACATTGGAAACTTCAACTCCATGATGGCTATTATCT CCGGCATGAACCTGAGCCCTGTGGCACGGTTAAAGAAAACCTGGTCCAAGGTCAAAACAGCCAAATTTGATGTTTTAGAG CACCACATGGACCCATCCAGCAACTTCTGCAACTACCGCACGGCGCTGCAGGGCGCGGCGCAGCGCTCGCAGGGCGCCCACAGCAGCCGCGAGAAGATCGTCATCCCCGTCTTCAACCTCTTCATCAAGGACATCTACTTCCTGCACAAGATCCACACCAACCGCCTGCCCAACGGGCAGATCAACTTCAAG AAGTTCTGGGAAATTTCAAGACAGATTCATGATTTCCTGACATGGAAGCAGGTTGAGTGTCCTTttgaaaaagacaagaaaatccAGACCTATCTACTCACAGCACCTATTTATAGTGAAGAAG ctCTGTTCATTGCATCCTTTGAAAGTGAAGGTCCAGAAAACCACATGGAAAAAGACAGCTGGAAAACACTCAG GACAACTCTGCTTAATAGAGCCTGA
- the RASGEF1A gene encoding ras-GEF domain-containing family member 1A isoform X1, with protein MAEPLCKAAVKKCKETMPQTPIFSSMLGSSCSGQVQPDMGERCVDPVYQDGNLVSGSLEALIERLVPTMDYYPDRTYIFTFLLSSRVFIHPHELLAKVGQICIKQKQQLEVGTEAEKAKLKSFAAKIIQLLKEWTETFPYDFQDEKSMKELKEIAHRITQCDEENGTVKKIISQMTQNLLMALSARSQYQEIREKFRQPVTDKGTILKTKPQSSQKDILSVCCDPLILAQQLTYIELERVSNIYPEDLMQIVSHMDSLDNHKCRSDVTKTYNLEAYDNWFNCLSMLVATEICRVVKKKQRTRMVEFFIDVARECFNIGNFNSMMAIISGMNLSPVARLKKTWSKVKTAKFDVLEHHMDPSSNFCNYRTALQGAAQRSQGAHSSREKIVIPVFNLFIKDIYFLHKIHTNRLPNGQINFKKFWEISRQIHDFLTWKQVECPFEKDKKIQTYLLTAPIYSEEALFIASFESEGPENHMEKDSWKTLRTTLLNRA; from the exons GAAACTATGCCCCAGACGCCAATATTTTCCAGCATGCTTGGTTCCAGTTGTAGTGGGCAAGTGCAGCCAGACATGGGAGAGAGATGTGTGGACCCTGTTTACCAGGATGGGAACCTTGTTTCTGGATCACTGGAGGCCTTGATAGAGCGCCTGGTGCCCACCATGGACTATTACCCAGAT AGAACTTACATCTTCACTTTCCTTCTGAGCTCACGAGTCTTCATTCACCCACACGAGCTCCTGGCTAAAGTGGGGCAGATCTGCAttaaacagaagcagcagctggaagtggGGACTGAGGCAGAAAAG GCAAAACTAAAATCCTTCGCTGCCAAAATCATTCAGCTCCTGAAGGAATGGACTGAAACTTTCCCCTATGATTTCCAAGATGAAAAATCCATGAAAGAGTTGAAGGAGATTGCTCACAGGATCACACAATGTGATGAG GAAAATGGAACAGTGAAAAAGATCATTAGCCAGATGACACAGAATCTCCTGATGGCCCTTTCTGCACGGAGCCAATACCAGGAAATCAGAGAGAAATTCCGTCAGCCTGTCACTGACAAGGGCACCATCCTCAAAACCAAGCCCCAGTCAAGCCAGAAGGACATCCTGAGTGTGTGCTGTGACCCTCTgatcctggcacagcagctgacCTACATCGAGCTG GAAAGGGTGAGCAACATTTATCCAGAGGATCTGATGCAGATTGTCAGCCACATGGACTCCCTGGATAATCACAAG TGCCGAAGTGATGTGACCAAAACCTATAATTTGGAGGCCTATGACAATTGGTTCAATTGTCTCAGCATGCTGGTGGCTACAGAGATTTGTCGG GTtgtaaagaaaaagcagcgTACAAGAATGGTGGAATTTTTCATTGATGTGGCAAGAGAATGCTTCAACATTGGAAACTTCAACTCCATGATGGCTATTATCT CCGGCATGAACCTGAGCCCTGTGGCACGGTTAAAGAAAACCTGGTCCAAGGTCAAAACAGCCAAATTTGATGTTTTAGAG CACCACATGGACCCATCCAGCAACTTCTGCAACTACCGCACGGCGCTGCAGGGCGCGGCGCAGCGCTCGCAGGGCGCCCACAGCAGCCGCGAGAAGATCGTCATCCCCGTCTTCAACCTCTTCATCAAGGACATCTACTTCCTGCACAAGATCCACACCAACCGCCTGCCCAACGGGCAGATCAACTTCAAG AAGTTCTGGGAAATTTCAAGACAGATTCATGATTTCCTGACATGGAAGCAGGTTGAGTGTCCTTttgaaaaagacaagaaaatccAGACCTATCTACTCACAGCACCTATTTATAGTGAAGAAG ctCTGTTCATTGCATCCTTTGAAAGTGAAGGTCCAGAAAACCACATGGAAAAAGACAGCTGGAAAACACTCAG GACAACTCTGCTTAATAGAGCCTGA
- the RASGEF1A gene encoding ras-GEF domain-containing family member 1A isoform X3, whose protein sequence is MRETMPQTPIFSSMLGSSCSGQVQPDMGERCVDPVYQDGNLVSGSLEALIERLVPTMDYYPDRTYIFTFLLSSRVFIHPHELLAKVGQICIKQKQQLEVGTEAEKAKLKSFAAKIIQLLKEWTETFPYDFQDEKSMKELKEIAHRITQCDEENGTVKKIISQMTQNLLMALSARSQYQEIREKFRQPVTDKGTILKTKPQSSQKDILSVCCDPLILAQQLTYIELERVSNIYPEDLMQIVSHMDSLDNHKCRSDVTKTYNLEAYDNWFNCLSMLVATEICRVVKKKQRTRMVEFFIDVARECFNIGNFNSMMAIISGMNLSPVARLKKTWSKVKTAKFDVLEHHMDPSSNFCNYRTALQGAAQRSQGAHSSREKIVIPVFNLFIKDIYFLHKIHTNRLPNGQINFKKFWEISRQIHDFLTWKQVECPFEKDKKIQTYLLTAPIYSEEALFIASFESEGPENHMEKDSWKTLRTTLLNRA, encoded by the exons ATGAGG GAAACTATGCCCCAGACGCCAATATTTTCCAGCATGCTTGGTTCCAGTTGTAGTGGGCAAGTGCAGCCAGACATGGGAGAGAGATGTGTGGACCCTGTTTACCAGGATGGGAACCTTGTTTCTGGATCACTGGAGGCCTTGATAGAGCGCCTGGTGCCCACCATGGACTATTACCCAGAT AGAACTTACATCTTCACTTTCCTTCTGAGCTCACGAGTCTTCATTCACCCACACGAGCTCCTGGCTAAAGTGGGGCAGATCTGCAttaaacagaagcagcagctggaagtggGGACTGAGGCAGAAAAG GCAAAACTAAAATCCTTCGCTGCCAAAATCATTCAGCTCCTGAAGGAATGGACTGAAACTTTCCCCTATGATTTCCAAGATGAAAAATCCATGAAAGAGTTGAAGGAGATTGCTCACAGGATCACACAATGTGATGAG GAAAATGGAACAGTGAAAAAGATCATTAGCCAGATGACACAGAATCTCCTGATGGCCCTTTCTGCACGGAGCCAATACCAGGAAATCAGAGAGAAATTCCGTCAGCCTGTCACTGACAAGGGCACCATCCTCAAAACCAAGCCCCAGTCAAGCCAGAAGGACATCCTGAGTGTGTGCTGTGACCCTCTgatcctggcacagcagctgacCTACATCGAGCTG GAAAGGGTGAGCAACATTTATCCAGAGGATCTGATGCAGATTGTCAGCCACATGGACTCCCTGGATAATCACAAG TGCCGAAGTGATGTGACCAAAACCTATAATTTGGAGGCCTATGACAATTGGTTCAATTGTCTCAGCATGCTGGTGGCTACAGAGATTTGTCGG GTtgtaaagaaaaagcagcgTACAAGAATGGTGGAATTTTTCATTGATGTGGCAAGAGAATGCTTCAACATTGGAAACTTCAACTCCATGATGGCTATTATCT CCGGCATGAACCTGAGCCCTGTGGCACGGTTAAAGAAAACCTGGTCCAAGGTCAAAACAGCCAAATTTGATGTTTTAGAG CACCACATGGACCCATCCAGCAACTTCTGCAACTACCGCACGGCGCTGCAGGGCGCGGCGCAGCGCTCGCAGGGCGCCCACAGCAGCCGCGAGAAGATCGTCATCCCCGTCTTCAACCTCTTCATCAAGGACATCTACTTCCTGCACAAGATCCACACCAACCGCCTGCCCAACGGGCAGATCAACTTCAAG AAGTTCTGGGAAATTTCAAGACAGATTCATGATTTCCTGACATGGAAGCAGGTTGAGTGTCCTTttgaaaaagacaagaaaatccAGACCTATCTACTCACAGCACCTATTTATAGTGAAGAAG ctCTGTTCATTGCATCCTTTGAAAGTGAAGGTCCAGAAAACCACATGGAAAAAGACAGCTGGAAAACACTCAG GACAACTCTGCTTAATAGAGCCTGA
- the RASGEF1A gene encoding ras-GEF domain-containing family member 1A isoform X2, with translation MCKALICSSSSRKETMPQTPIFSSMLGSSCSGQVQPDMGERCVDPVYQDGNLVSGSLEALIERLVPTMDYYPDRTYIFTFLLSSRVFIHPHELLAKVGQICIKQKQQLEVGTEAEKAKLKSFAAKIIQLLKEWTETFPYDFQDEKSMKELKEIAHRITQCDEENGTVKKIISQMTQNLLMALSARSQYQEIREKFRQPVTDKGTILKTKPQSSQKDILSVCCDPLILAQQLTYIELERVSNIYPEDLMQIVSHMDSLDNHKCRSDVTKTYNLEAYDNWFNCLSMLVATEICRVVKKKQRTRMVEFFIDVARECFNIGNFNSMMAIISGMNLSPVARLKKTWSKVKTAKFDVLEHHMDPSSNFCNYRTALQGAAQRSQGAHSSREKIVIPVFNLFIKDIYFLHKIHTNRLPNGQINFKKFWEISRQIHDFLTWKQVECPFEKDKKIQTYLLTAPIYSEEALFIASFESEGPENHMEKDSWKTLRTTLLNRA, from the exons GAAACTATGCCCCAGACGCCAATATTTTCCAGCATGCTTGGTTCCAGTTGTAGTGGGCAAGTGCAGCCAGACATGGGAGAGAGATGTGTGGACCCTGTTTACCAGGATGGGAACCTTGTTTCTGGATCACTGGAGGCCTTGATAGAGCGCCTGGTGCCCACCATGGACTATTACCCAGAT AGAACTTACATCTTCACTTTCCTTCTGAGCTCACGAGTCTTCATTCACCCACACGAGCTCCTGGCTAAAGTGGGGCAGATCTGCAttaaacagaagcagcagctggaagtggGGACTGAGGCAGAAAAG GCAAAACTAAAATCCTTCGCTGCCAAAATCATTCAGCTCCTGAAGGAATGGACTGAAACTTTCCCCTATGATTTCCAAGATGAAAAATCCATGAAAGAGTTGAAGGAGATTGCTCACAGGATCACACAATGTGATGAG GAAAATGGAACAGTGAAAAAGATCATTAGCCAGATGACACAGAATCTCCTGATGGCCCTTTCTGCACGGAGCCAATACCAGGAAATCAGAGAGAAATTCCGTCAGCCTGTCACTGACAAGGGCACCATCCTCAAAACCAAGCCCCAGTCAAGCCAGAAGGACATCCTGAGTGTGTGCTGTGACCCTCTgatcctggcacagcagctgacCTACATCGAGCTG GAAAGGGTGAGCAACATTTATCCAGAGGATCTGATGCAGATTGTCAGCCACATGGACTCCCTGGATAATCACAAG TGCCGAAGTGATGTGACCAAAACCTATAATTTGGAGGCCTATGACAATTGGTTCAATTGTCTCAGCATGCTGGTGGCTACAGAGATTTGTCGG GTtgtaaagaaaaagcagcgTACAAGAATGGTGGAATTTTTCATTGATGTGGCAAGAGAATGCTTCAACATTGGAAACTTCAACTCCATGATGGCTATTATCT CCGGCATGAACCTGAGCCCTGTGGCACGGTTAAAGAAAACCTGGTCCAAGGTCAAAACAGCCAAATTTGATGTTTTAGAG CACCACATGGACCCATCCAGCAACTTCTGCAACTACCGCACGGCGCTGCAGGGCGCGGCGCAGCGCTCGCAGGGCGCCCACAGCAGCCGCGAGAAGATCGTCATCCCCGTCTTCAACCTCTTCATCAAGGACATCTACTTCCTGCACAAGATCCACACCAACCGCCTGCCCAACGGGCAGATCAACTTCAAG AAGTTCTGGGAAATTTCAAGACAGATTCATGATTTCCTGACATGGAAGCAGGTTGAGTGTCCTTttgaaaaagacaagaaaatccAGACCTATCTACTCACAGCACCTATTTATAGTGAAGAAG ctCTGTTCATTGCATCCTTTGAAAGTGAAGGTCCAGAAAACCACATGGAAAAAGACAGCTGGAAAACACTCAG GACAACTCTGCTTAATAGAGCCTGA